The Planococcus donghaensis genome contains a region encoding:
- a CDS encoding SDR family oxidoreductase encodes MSIENNKITDFNMNFFSLKGKVAIITGGNSGLGQGFALALAKAGANIFAVSMAEDNNVTKELIEAEGVKFHLMISDITKDGACKQVVDECLETFGKIDILINNAGIGINVKDVTQFTRFQWDKMVSVNLTAPFELSHEVAKHMIPQQSGKIINTCSLFSYLGGQWSPAYAATKHGLAGFTKAYCDELAQFNIQVNGIAPGYFATDVTKETRANPESNQRVLDHIPANRWGDIQDLMGTIVFLASNASNYVNGSLVNVDGGYLVR; translated from the coding sequence ATGTCAATTGAAAATAACAAAATCACCGATTTTAATATGAATTTTTTTAGTTTGAAAGGGAAAGTTGCAATTATCACTGGAGGGAATTCTGGATTGGGGCAAGGATTTGCTCTAGCCCTTGCGAAAGCAGGCGCAAATATATTCGCAGTTAGCATGGCAGAAGACAATAACGTAACAAAAGAGTTGATAGAAGCAGAAGGCGTTAAATTTCACTTGATGATTTCGGACATCACGAAAGATGGTGCATGCAAACAAGTTGTAGATGAATGCTTAGAGACTTTCGGAAAAATCGACATTCTGATTAATAACGCGGGAATTGGGATTAACGTAAAAGATGTAACGCAATTTACTAGGTTTCAATGGGACAAAATGGTTTCAGTTAATTTAACTGCACCATTTGAGCTATCACACGAAGTTGCTAAGCACATGATTCCACAGCAGAGTGGAAAAATTATTAACACCTGTTCACTGTTTTCCTATCTTGGAGGTCAATGGTCACCAGCATATGCAGCAACTAAACACGGTCTAGCCGGATTTACTAAAGCGTATTGTGATGAATTGGCACAGTTTAATATTCAAGTGAACGGCATTGCACCTGGATACTTTGCGACAGATGTTACAAAGGAAACTAGAGCAAATCCAGAAAGTAACCAAAGAGTGCTAGATCATATTCCTGCTAATAGATGGGGAGACATTCAAGATTTGATGGGCACCATTGTATTCTTAGCAAGTAACGCTTCAAATTATGTAAACGGTTCCTTAGTGAATGTGGATGGCGGATACTTAGTTCGATGA
- a CDS encoding ABC transporter permease, producing the protein MSNFMNLIWNEQIKLYAQKSTWVMFIVILAIAIGGGLLTKFMGEEADFKEYGDNWRTELQEENAQLLAEMENDEFIQSINQPMIEENNYYLENDIKPAPYDGWEYVLENSVLSSLISLFTIVVAAGIISNEFKWGTIKLLLIRPISRTKILFSKYLSVLVFALTLLLFLLVTSWMTGTVLFGLNGWNPSLVQRQIEGFVQVGVFGEIVEAYGYSLVTLVMMATFAFMISAIFRSSGMAIGLAIFLMMAGNTIVVFFAQYDWAKYILFANTNLKQYVAGGMPINEDMTLTFSVVVLLVYFVVFLGAAWTAFTKRDIAGQ; encoded by the coding sequence TTGAGTAATTTCATGAACTTAATCTGGAACGAACAAATAAAATTATATGCCCAAAAATCAACGTGGGTGATGTTTATTGTCATACTCGCAATTGCCATTGGTGGTGGATTGTTAACCAAGTTTATGGGGGAAGAAGCCGACTTTAAAGAATACGGCGATAACTGGCGAACTGAGCTTCAAGAAGAAAACGCACAGCTTCTCGCTGAGATGGAAAATGATGAATTTATCCAAAGCATAAATCAACCGATGATTGAAGAAAACAACTACTATTTAGAAAACGATATTAAGCCTGCACCTTATGATGGCTGGGAGTATGTACTAGAAAACAGCGTCCTTTCGTCATTGATCAGCTTGTTCACGATTGTCGTGGCTGCTGGAATCATTTCAAATGAGTTTAAATGGGGTACAATTAAGTTGTTACTGATTCGTCCCATTTCTAGGACAAAGATTTTATTCTCCAAATATTTGTCCGTATTGGTTTTTGCACTAACCCTGCTCTTATTCCTATTAGTAACTTCTTGGATGACGGGGACTGTGTTGTTTGGATTAAATGGTTGGAATCCATCGTTAGTTCAGCGACAAATAGAAGGCTTTGTTCAAGTCGGTGTATTTGGTGAAATCGTTGAAGCATATGGGTACAGTTTGGTCACTTTAGTTATGATGGCGACTTTTGCCTTTATGATTTCGGCGATTTTCAGAAGCAGCGGCATGGCAATTGGACTGGCGATTTTTTTAATGATGGCAGGCAATACGATTGTTGTATTTTTCGCGCAATACGACTGGGCTAAATATATTCTATTTGCCAACACCAATTTAAAACAGTATGTAGCTGGTGGTATGCCAATCAATGAAGACATGACGTTAACGTTTTCAGTAGTAGTGCTCCTTGTATACTTTGTTGTGTTTTTAGGAGCAGCATGGACAGCATTCACGAAACGCGACATCGCAGGACAATAA
- a CDS encoding FAD-dependent oxidoreductase: protein MKPQILIVGAGPTGLALAHSLATQGVPFRIIEKNSGTGKASRALAVHARILEHYQQLGLSERLVSRGQPILSLDLSDGKEVKANLKFNDFGKGLSPFPFILSLPQDEQEEMLVDELKKIGVEIEWGTELSSFADNGDSVTAVLKKEGLPEESADFEYLCGCDGASSMVRKGMEFEFPGGTYEQLFFVADVETEKLEEKMEKMDMYMDDDGFMLYMSVRNARTKRILGVVPEEFNDQKGIEYRHISEYIEDKIRVKASIVNWFSTYRVHNRVSEHFSKGRIFILGDAGHLHSPAGGQGMNTGIGDAINLSWKLAAVCQGKAAPSLLDTYELERIGFARKLIATTDKAFQTIINQHLRGTLLRKVIVPHILPSMFKLAFVKKNGFKILSQIHINYRDSPISKGKAGKVYGGMRLPWIQTAGRDNFTPLQSVDWQIHVYGKASKELIDFARSHSFELHEFAWEPAMQKAGFHQNALYFIRPDGHVALANKTQDVGVLKGYIDEFEFAAFRAQ from the coding sequence GTGAAACCACAAATATTGATCGTAGGAGCTGGCCCAACCGGTCTGGCTCTTGCTCATAGCCTTGCCACTCAAGGCGTTCCTTTTCGAATCATTGAAAAAAATTCGGGTACGGGAAAAGCTTCTCGTGCCTTAGCTGTTCATGCGCGAATCTTGGAGCATTATCAACAACTGGGGTTGTCTGAGCGGCTCGTCAGTAGAGGGCAGCCGATTTTGTCATTGGATTTGAGTGATGGCAAAGAAGTAAAAGCCAACCTCAAATTTAACGATTTCGGAAAAGGGCTGAGTCCTTTTCCGTTTATCCTTAGCTTGCCGCAAGATGAACAAGAAGAAATGCTTGTAGATGAATTAAAGAAAATCGGAGTCGAAATTGAATGGGGTACGGAGTTGTCTTCTTTTGCAGACAACGGAGACTCGGTAACTGCAGTGTTAAAGAAAGAGGGACTTCCAGAAGAATCGGCTGACTTTGAGTATTTATGCGGCTGTGATGGTGCCAGCAGCATGGTGCGAAAAGGAATGGAATTCGAGTTTCCAGGAGGCACGTACGAGCAATTATTTTTTGTTGCCGATGTGGAAACCGAAAAATTAGAAGAAAAAATGGAAAAAATGGACATGTATATGGACGATGATGGCTTTATGTTGTATATGTCTGTACGCAACGCCCGCACGAAAAGAATTCTCGGCGTCGTCCCTGAAGAATTTAACGATCAAAAAGGAATCGAATATCGTCATATTAGCGAATACATTGAAGATAAAATTAGAGTGAAAGCATCAATTGTCAATTGGTTTTCTACTTACCGCGTCCATAACCGCGTGAGTGAGCACTTTTCCAAAGGACGCATTTTTATATTAGGAGACGCGGGGCATCTTCATAGCCCAGCAGGCGGACAAGGGATGAATACCGGCATTGGGGATGCCATTAATTTATCGTGGAAACTTGCAGCGGTATGCCAAGGCAAAGCGGCCCCTTCTCTACTCGATACGTATGAATTGGAGCGGATTGGTTTTGCCCGAAAGTTAATCGCGACGACCGACAAAGCGTTCCAAACTATCATTAATCAGCATCTTCGCGGAACTCTATTACGTAAGGTTATAGTTCCGCATATTTTGCCTTCTATGTTCAAGCTAGCGTTTGTTAAAAAGAACGGCTTTAAAATTTTGTCGCAAATCCACATTAACTACCGAGACAGCCCCATAAGTAAAGGCAAAGCCGGCAAAGTCTATGGGGGCATGCGCTTGCCGTGGATTCAAACAGCAGGTCGCGACAATTTCACTCCGTTGCAATCCGTGGATTGGCAAATTCACGTATACGGCAAAGCTAGCAAAGAACTGATCGATTTTGCTCGCTCTCATTCTTTCGAACTTCATGAATTTGCATGGGAACCTGCTATGCAAAAAGCCGGGTTCCACCAAAACGCCTTGTACTTTATCCGCCCGGATGGCCATGTGGCTTTGGCGAATAAAACGCAAGACGTTGGGGTGTTGAAGGGGTATATTGATGAATTTGAATTTGCTGCTTTTCGTGCACAGTGA
- a CDS encoding FAD-binding oxidoreductase: MYTLTHSQVIEDLTALLSADQIVTNAEALYDASADRYKKYAKTKNALNVPAPVAIVFPLSTDEVKSLLMYCNDNDINVIPRSGKTGTEGGLENWKETSIVIDGSKMNNIIKIDTYNMQATVQTGVKLQKLEDELRELGYTTGHSPQSKPVAQFGGLVATRSIGQFSTLYGAIEDMVVGLECVFPEGQVSKIKNVPRRAGGPDIRHIAIGNEGALCYITEVTVKIFKYTPENNEFHGYLIKDVDTGIKILREVMVNGYRPSVARVYSEEDARQHFGNFYNEKCVLIFTTEGAKGLVKATNEGINEAIEKFQEGIIEKVDSSLIETWFNNLNWDESRIQKEIQDMIDHNSHDGYTTEISADWENVVKIYHNVISRIKNEFDRADDLTMLGGHSSHSYLNGTNMYFVYNYTINCAPEDELLTYHHPIHEIIIEETLKLGGSMCHHHGIGKYRSEWTKEEHGSAYYMLEKLKEVFDPKGIMNHGTIFPQPNEVKKYIRG, translated from the coding sequence ATGTACACATTAACGCACTCACAGGTGATTGAAGATTTAACAGCATTGCTGTCAGCCGACCAAATTGTCACAAATGCAGAAGCTTTGTATGATGCTTCAGCTGATCGATATAAAAAGTATGCAAAAACTAAAAATGCACTTAACGTGCCTGCACCAGTTGCCATCGTTTTTCCTTTGTCGACAGACGAAGTAAAATCGCTTCTGATGTATTGTAACGACAATGATATTAATGTGATTCCAAGAAGCGGGAAAACAGGAACCGAAGGCGGCTTAGAAAACTGGAAAGAAACGTCGATTGTTATAGACGGCTCCAAAATGAACAACATCATTAAAATTGACACGTACAATATGCAAGCTACGGTACAAACGGGAGTCAAGTTGCAAAAACTTGAAGACGAATTGCGTGAGTTAGGTTATACAACGGGTCACTCACCTCAATCCAAACCGGTTGCGCAGTTTGGTGGTTTAGTCGCAACTAGAAGTATCGGTCAGTTTTCTACACTTTACGGTGCAATCGAAGACATGGTAGTTGGATTAGAATGCGTATTCCCAGAAGGACAAGTTTCAAAAATCAAGAACGTTCCAAGAAGAGCCGGTGGGCCAGATATTAGACATATTGCAATCGGCAATGAAGGCGCATTATGCTATATCACCGAAGTAACGGTGAAAATATTTAAATACACACCAGAAAACAATGAGTTTCACGGATACCTTATTAAAGACGTCGACACTGGCATCAAAATTTTGAGAGAAGTGATGGTAAACGGATATAGACCATCAGTAGCTCGTGTTTATTCTGAGGAAGATGCAAGACAACATTTCGGAAACTTCTATAACGAAAAATGTGTGTTGATCTTTACAACAGAAGGAGCAAAAGGTCTCGTCAAGGCAACAAACGAAGGCATCAATGAAGCAATTGAAAAGTTCCAAGAAGGCATTATCGAAAAAGTGGATTCTTCGTTGATCGAAACGTGGTTTAATAACCTGAATTGGGACGAAAGTAGAATTCAAAAAGAAATTCAAGACATGATTGATCACAATTCGCACGATGGTTATACCACAGAAATATCTGCAGATTGGGAAAATGTTGTGAAAATTTACCATAATGTAATCAGCAGGATTAAAAACGAATTTGATCGAGCTGACGATTTGACGATGCTTGGTGGTCACTCATCTCATAGTTATCTTAACGGTACAAACATGTACTTTGTCTACAATTACACCATCAACTGTGCACCAGAAGACGAACTGCTTACTTATCACCACCCAATTCATGAAATCATTATCGAAGAAACGCTAAAACTCGGCGGGTCTATGTGCCATCACCATGGCATTGGGAAATATCGTTCAGAATGGACAAAAGAAGAACACGGTTCGGCTTATTACATGTTAGAAAAACTAAAAGAAGTTTTTGATCCGAAAGGGATTATGAATCATGGAACAATCTTCCCTCAACCAAACGAAGTGAAAAAGTATATTCGAGGGTAG
- a CDS encoding FGGY-family carbohydrate kinase, translating to MTDRYIMGIDNGSQSSKVAIFDLEGNEVAFGSCALRETLTPEPGVVIHPDNDLWDSVYIGIKNCLENFQGDPKAIEGIGLCTIRCCRVLLQENGDLAHPVLSWMDVRLFKPYEHQDDQVKFVTTTSGYLGLKLTGEYNDTAGNCELYWPLDRETWDWSTDDEVMKANGVTRDMLFNLVKPGEKLGSLRKELAAEFGLKKGVPVIATSNDKAVEALGSGLDNEQAIMISLGTFISAMVVRDEDYENANNFFPTLASVPFKFVYESIGIRRGLWTVSWFKKLIGEELVAEASKIGVSEEEYLNRKAQEVPVGSDGLITILDWLASSGQPYRKGIMIGFDQRHSRYHIYRSILEAIAFNIKNNIEDMTEEINLELDQVIVIGGGSKSDVLMQIISDLFGLPVHRRKGSSSACLGAAICVATYLSIYDDFSAAITKMVETEKTFLPDSKNHAFYTDLNNTVVKNVRTHTDNILKLTYPIFK from the coding sequence ATGACAGACAGATACATTATGGGGATTGATAATGGCTCACAAAGCAGCAAAGTAGCTATCTTTGATCTAGAGGGAAATGAAGTTGCTTTTGGTTCTTGTGCTTTGCGAGAAACCTTAACTCCTGAACCAGGCGTTGTCATTCACCCCGACAATGATTTGTGGGACAGCGTTTATATCGGGATAAAAAATTGTTTGGAGAATTTTCAAGGAGACCCAAAAGCAATCGAAGGCATTGGGTTATGCACAATTCGTTGTTGTCGCGTGTTATTGCAAGAAAATGGTGATCTAGCCCATCCAGTTTTAAGCTGGATGGATGTTAGGTTATTCAAACCGTATGAGCATCAAGATGACCAAGTAAAGTTTGTTACGACGACTTCAGGTTATTTAGGGTTGAAATTAACAGGAGAATATAATGACACTGCTGGGAATTGTGAGCTGTATTGGCCGTTGGATCGCGAAACATGGGATTGGTCAACAGACGACGAAGTCATGAAAGCAAATGGAGTAACTCGCGACATGTTATTCAATCTTGTAAAACCAGGTGAAAAATTAGGCTCGCTACGTAAAGAACTTGCCGCTGAGTTTGGGTTAAAAAAAGGTGTACCCGTCATAGCGACATCAAATGATAAGGCTGTTGAAGCTCTAGGTTCAGGTTTGGATAACGAGCAAGCCATCATGATTTCGTTAGGGACGTTTATTTCGGCCATGGTCGTTAGAGATGAAGATTATGAAAACGCTAACAACTTTTTTCCGACACTTGCTTCGGTACCTTTTAAATTCGTATACGAGTCAATAGGGATAAGGCGAGGATTATGGACGGTCAGCTGGTTCAAAAAGCTAATTGGAGAAGAATTAGTTGCAGAAGCGTCTAAAATCGGAGTTTCCGAAGAGGAATATTTAAACCGAAAAGCTCAAGAAGTACCAGTCGGCAGCGATGGGTTAATTACGATACTGGATTGGTTGGCTTCTTCGGGTCAACCGTATCGTAAAGGCATCATGATTGGGTTTGATCAACGCCATTCACGATACCATATTTATCGGTCCATACTGGAAGCGATTGCATTTAATATTAAAAACAATATTGAAGACATGACAGAAGAAATCAATTTAGAACTTGATCAAGTCATTGTCATCGGTGGAGGTTCGAAGAGTGATGTTTTGATGCAAATCATCTCTGATTTGTTTGGCTTGCCAGTGCACAGACGAAAAGGCAGTAGCAGTGCTTGTCTGGGAGCAGCTATTTGTGTAGCTACTTACTTATCAATTTATGATGACTTTTCTGCAGCTATCACTAAAATGGTGGAAACTGAAAAGACTTTTTTACCCGATTCAAAAAACCATGCTTTTTATACAGATTTAAATAATACGGTTGTAAAAAACGTAAGAACACACACGGATAATATTCTAAAGCTTACGTATCCTATTTTTAAATAG
- a CDS encoding ABC transporter ATP-binding protein has translation MSKPAMQLVKLKKTIGKKPIIKGLDFEIQAGEVFGFLGPNGAGKTTTIRMMVGLIDITDGDVLIEGKSIKTDFKNAIQHVGAIVENPETYPFLSGWKNLQQYARMVDGVTEARMNEVVSLVGLGNAIHEKAGRYSLGMRQRLGIAQALLHRPSILILDEPTNGLDPSGIREIRKYIRNLAEKENVAVIVSSHLLSEIELMCDRIGIIKNGELVAIENVQSVETEESLQEVYIEAEPLAPAKTYLETQLANKIGVTAKELSLSVKREEIPAILKKLVEQGISIYGVRVLQATLEDKFFDLIGENTIE, from the coding sequence ATGTCTAAACCAGCAATGCAATTGGTGAAGTTAAAAAAGACCATCGGGAAAAAACCGATTATTAAAGGACTCGATTTTGAAATTCAAGCAGGCGAAGTGTTCGGATTTTTAGGACCGAACGGAGCGGGCAAGACGACCACAATCCGAATGATGGTGGGCTTGATCGACATTACGGATGGTGATGTGTTGATCGAAGGAAAAAGTATTAAGACGGATTTTAAAAATGCGATTCAACATGTAGGCGCAATCGTTGAAAATCCGGAGACGTACCCATTTTTAAGCGGTTGGAAAAACTTGCAGCAATACGCGCGCATGGTAGATGGCGTAACAGAAGCGCGCATGAACGAAGTGGTTTCACTGGTCGGTTTAGGTAACGCCATTCACGAAAAAGCAGGGCGCTATTCACTAGGTATGCGTCAGCGTCTCGGGATTGCACAAGCGTTGTTACACCGACCATCGATATTAATATTAGATGAGCCTACTAACGGACTGGATCCATCAGGTATTCGAGAAATTCGCAAATACATACGCAATTTAGCGGAAAAAGAAAATGTCGCAGTGATTGTTTCGAGTCATTTGCTATCGGAAATCGAATTAATGTGTGACCGGATCGGCATTATTAAAAATGGCGAATTGGTTGCCATTGAAAACGTACAGAGCGTCGAAACGGAAGAATCGCTTCAAGAAGTTTATATCGAAGCAGAACCGTTAGCTCCTGCTAAAACGTATTTAGAAACGCAATTAGCAAACAAAATCGGCGTGACTGCGAAAGAACTGTCGTTGTCAGTTAAACGTGAAGAAATTCCAGCCATTTTGAAAAAATTAGTCGAACAAGGAATCAGCATTTATGGCGTTCGTGTGCTGCAAGCGACACTCGAAGATAAATTCTTTGACTTGATTGGAGAGAATACCATTGAGTAA
- a CDS encoding MurR/RpiR family transcriptional regulator, with amino-acid sequence MIKLVTDNLTKLEEEVHAKLSTTVSTNNKLKIIEAAKICEVSPSKISKMVRKLGFHNFKQYKLYCSGQEINLDQQQKSSEIERLIRFLENFDSEIIDDFVSVFQKYDKVIIFGLGPSYISAEYFAYKLATVSDKNVTVTQSEDFAERLLDENTLLIVLSVTGKFSSFDPLFEKAKENGASIMLILEEYMNTLGSIADYVFYLSEFNQDANLLPFEKTRTVFFIVIEEIITRLTNLENSN; translated from the coding sequence ATGATAAAACTAGTAACAGATAATTTAACAAAGTTAGAAGAAGAGGTGCATGCCAAGCTCTCAACAACCGTTTCTACCAACAATAAATTGAAAATAATAGAGGCTGCCAAGATATGTGAAGTGTCCCCCTCTAAAATATCAAAAATGGTTCGGAAACTAGGCTTTCACAATTTTAAACAATACAAATTGTACTGCAGTGGACAAGAAATCAATTTGGACCAACAACAAAAATCAAGTGAAATCGAGCGGTTAATCCGATTCTTGGAGAATTTTGACTCAGAAATAATCGATGATTTTGTTTCTGTGTTTCAAAAATACGATAAAGTGATTATCTTTGGATTAGGACCATCCTATATAAGCGCTGAATACTTTGCATATAAATTGGCAACGGTATCAGACAAAAATGTAACGGTCACCCAAAGTGAAGATTTTGCCGAGCGGCTATTAGATGAAAACACATTGCTCATCGTTCTTTCCGTAACGGGCAAATTCTCTTCGTTTGATCCTTTGTTTGAAAAAGCAAAAGAAAATGGCGCAAGTATCATGTTGATACTTGAAGAGTATATGAACACGCTAGGATCTATTGCAGATTATGTGTTCTACTTATCCGAGTTCAATCAAGATGCTAACTTATTACCGTTCGAGAAAACACGAACTGTCTTCTTTATTGTTATTGAAGAAATTATTACGAGATTGACTAATCTAGAAAACTCTAACTAA
- a CDS encoding MalY/PatB family protein — MNSFQHVYVRKNTGSVKWDMIGEIYGLEDTSDILPMWIADMDFPAPPAILKALHERVEHSIFGYSFMCEECRTSVINWQEKRNGWKIETDWMLFHQGIIPAIASIIETFTEKHDKIVVTPPVYPPFFQLAEHQDREVLYSPLVVQDGQYTIDFNDFEEKLKQAALFILCNPHNPGGRVWTVDELTEILRLCTKHNVLIISDEIHGDLMLGESRHTPIAKIAGKESDRVFTCLAPTKTFNLAGIQVAMIVATDKEKRAKLEKHALAHGSGILNAFAPTALTAAYNDSDAWLEEMLQTIADNIEFAQNELENKVPGLQVMKPQSTYLLWIDYSKLNLTEDEVMKKLLLTGKVALEPGSKYGDAGLGYLRLNAACPRETLADGINRIALALAENRENGGV; from the coding sequence ATGAATTCTTTTCAGCATGTGTACGTCCGAAAAAATACCGGCTCTGTTAAATGGGACATGATCGGTGAAATTTACGGCCTAGAAGATACGTCAGACATTTTGCCCATGTGGATTGCAGATATGGACTTCCCTGCACCGCCAGCTATTTTAAAAGCATTGCATGAACGTGTGGAGCATTCGATTTTTGGCTATTCTTTCATGTGTGAAGAATGTCGAACTTCCGTGATCAACTGGCAAGAAAAACGAAACGGGTGGAAAATCGAAACCGATTGGATGCTGTTTCACCAAGGCATCATTCCAGCCATTGCATCGATTATTGAAACCTTTACCGAAAAACACGATAAAATTGTGGTGACGCCTCCTGTCTATCCCCCGTTTTTCCAACTTGCTGAGCATCAAGATCGAGAGGTTTTGTATTCTCCGCTTGTCGTGCAGGACGGACAATACACAATTGACTTTAACGACTTTGAAGAAAAGCTAAAACAAGCGGCACTGTTTATCTTGTGCAATCCGCACAACCCAGGTGGACGTGTTTGGACTGTTGACGAGCTGACTGAAATACTTCGCTTGTGTACAAAACACAACGTGCTCATTATTTCCGATGAAATTCACGGGGATTTAATGTTAGGTGAAAGCCGTCATACGCCAATTGCCAAAATCGCTGGCAAAGAAAGCGACCGCGTGTTCACGTGTCTGGCACCGACCAAAACCTTTAACTTAGCGGGCATTCAAGTGGCGATGATTGTCGCAACCGACAAAGAAAAACGCGCCAAACTAGAAAAGCATGCACTTGCCCATGGCTCCGGAATACTTAATGCCTTCGCGCCAACCGCTCTGACCGCTGCCTATAATGACAGCGACGCGTGGCTTGAAGAGATGTTACAGACAATTGCCGACAACATCGAGTTTGCCCAGAACGAATTAGAGAACAAAGTGCCAGGCTTGCAAGTGATGAAGCCACAATCGACTTATTTGCTGTGGATCGATTACAGCAAGTTAAACTTAACCGAAGACGAAGTCATGAAAAAATTGCTGTTAACGGGGAAAGTGGCATTAGAACCAGGCAGTAAGTACGGCGATGCTGGACTTGGCTATTTACGGCTAAACGCAGCTTGTCCGAGAGAAACTTTGGCTGACGGCATCAACCGGATTGCGTTGGCGTTAGCAGAGAATAGAGAAAATGGGGGCGTATGA
- a CDS encoding MFS transporter, which yields MQSTKFKRYFQFLLIVLAAGAIFPLIYLRTNYQETILEVYGMTLPQLNTIFSVLGLAFIVGYFPSGWISDRFSSKKLISISLLFVGLAGLWFAQVPSYPIVILIFVIWGIFSVLTFWSAHLKLVKLISRREEEGRFFGILDGGRGVIEAVLASVAIFIFSRILGSSTAVADKQEALVNVIYMYSGVLILVSILIMLFVSVDDKSAPPKKDKKEKNKSVANVDAIKQVFSNRFVWLLGGIIFMSYIVTWTIYYFGGFLQTNVGVNVSIVGTVTVVMLWMRPVGGIAGGFLGDKFGKSNVLMIALASASGLLILISVLPTTLPAYFFYVLVILSGLAVYTIRGLYWSLLGDCNIADERLGLSIGLISFVGYLPDILLPLVMSFMISSFGDAGGYNAYFLFSALAGVLGVTVTVIFKLGVTKKVEIPVPDQVTAQPVD from the coding sequence ATGCAATCAACTAAATTTAAAAGATATTTTCAGTTTCTCCTTATCGTTCTAGCTGCCGGTGCAATATTTCCATTGATTTACCTGAGAACCAATTATCAAGAAACCATTCTTGAAGTTTACGGAATGACTTTGCCGCAGTTGAATACGATTTTTTCAGTGTTAGGGCTAGCGTTCATTGTTGGTTATTTCCCAAGTGGATGGATTTCGGATCGATTTTCATCTAAAAAACTCATTTCGATTTCGTTGTTGTTTGTAGGATTAGCGGGATTATGGTTTGCTCAAGTTCCAAGTTATCCAATCGTCATTTTGATTTTTGTTATTTGGGGGATATTTTCAGTTTTAACGTTCTGGTCAGCGCATTTAAAACTGGTGAAACTTATTTCGAGAAGAGAAGAAGAAGGTCGATTTTTTGGAATTTTGGATGGTGGTAGAGGCGTAATAGAAGCAGTACTAGCAAGTGTCGCTATCTTTATCTTCTCTAGAATTCTAGGTTCGAGTACGGCCGTTGCAGATAAACAAGAAGCATTGGTCAACGTTATTTACATGTATTCGGGAGTGCTGATTTTAGTATCAATCTTAATCATGCTTTTTGTAAGCGTCGATGATAAGAGTGCACCACCCAAAAAAGACAAGAAAGAGAAAAATAAATCAGTTGCAAATGTTGATGCGATCAAACAAGTATTTTCGAACCGCTTTGTATGGCTCCTTGGAGGCATCATATTCATGAGCTATATTGTGACATGGACAATTTATTATTTCGGTGGCTTTTTACAAACAAATGTTGGGGTCAACGTATCTATAGTTGGGACGGTTACAGTAGTCATGCTATGGATGAGACCAGTTGGTGGTATCGCAGGTGGTTTCTTAGGGGATAAATTTGGGAAGAGTAATGTGTTAATGATTGCACTAGCATCAGCATCAGGATTACTAATCTTGATCTCCGTGCTGCCAACTACATTGCCTGCATATTTCTTTTACGTATTGGTTATCTTAAGCGGACTTGCTGTTTATACCATTCGTGGACTGTATTGGTCATTATTAGGCGATTGCAATATTGCCGATGAACGGCTAGGGCTGTCGATTGGGTTGATTTCATTTGTTGGGTATTTGCCGGATATTTTGCTGCCTCTTGTGATGAGTTTTATGATCTCATCATTTGGCGATGCCGGCGGTTACAATGCTTACTTCCTCTTTAGTGCACTAGCTGGTGTACTAGGCGTTACGGTTACAGTAATCTTCAAACTAGGCGTTACGAAAAAAGTTGAAATTCCAGTGCCTGATCAAGTTACAGCCCAACCTGTTGATTGA